The genomic region TCGGAGTGCGCCATCGGCACCATGTCGCTGCCGCCGCCGTTCTTCGGGCGCCACTGGTGGGCGCCCGCCGGGCTCTCCATCAGCTCCCACTCGTAGGCGAAGAGGATGTGGAAGAACTCGTTGTCCCAGCGCGTGGGGTGGTAGGTCCACGTCACCTCGAGCCCGGACGTGATCTGGTCGTCGCCCTTGCCCGAGCCGAAGTTGTTCTTCCAGCCCAGTCCCTGGCGCTCCAGGCCCGCGGCCTCGGGGTCGTCCTCGAGGTACGAGTCCGACGCCGCACCGTGGGTCTTGCCGAAGGTGTGGCCGCCGGCGATCAGGGCGACGGTCTCCTCGTCGTTCATGGCCATGCGGGCGAACGTCTCGCGGATGTCACGGGCGGCCAGCACGGGGTCGGGAGTGCCGTTCGGGCCCTCCGGGTTGACGTAGATGAGCCCCATCTGCACCGCGGCGAGCGGGCCCTGCAGCTCACGGTCGCCCTTGTAGCGCTCGTCGCCGAGCCACGTGGTCTCGGGACCCCAGTACACGTCGTCGTCCGGCTCCCACACGTCGGGGCGGCCGCCGGCGTAGCCGAAGGTCGGGAAGCCCATGTTCTCCAGCGCGACGTTGCCGGCGAGGATCATCAGGTCGGCCCACGAGATCGACTGGCCGTACTTCTTCTTCACCGGCCACAGCAGACGTCGGGCCTTGTCGAGGCCGACGTTGTCCGGCCAGCTGTTCAGCGGCGCGAAGCGCTGCTGTCCGGCGCCGCCGCCGCCGCGACCGTCGGTGATGCGGTAGGTGCCCGCCGAGTGCCAGGCCATGCGGATCATGAGGGGGCCGTAGTTGCCGAAGTCGGCGGGCCACCAGTCCTGGCTCGTCGTGAGCACGACGTTGATGTCGGCCTTGACGGCGTCGAGGTCGAGGGCCTCGAAGGCGGCCTTGTAGTCGAAGCCGTCGCCGAGCGGGTTCGCCACCGCGGGGTTCTTGGCGAGGATCTTGAGGTTCAGCTGGTTGGGCCACCACACGCGGTTCGCCGAGCCCGCGGTGGGGTGCGGCTGCGCCGAGTGGACCACAGGGCAGCCGCCGGGCTGCTCGGGGGTCTCGGTGACGGTGACGGACTGGTCGGGCTCGGTGGCTCCGCCCACGCCGGTGGCGTTGGTGTCGGTCATGGTTTTCCTTCCTCGATGGATGAACGGTGGACGAACGGGATGCTCACGACGTGGCGGCGAGCGCGGCACACGCGGGGCATACGCCCCAGAAGGTCACCTCGGCGACCGACAGGGCGTAGCCGTGAGCGTCGCCGGGCGTGAGGCAGGGCGCCTCGCCCACGACGCAGTCGACGTCCTCGACGGCCCCGCAGCGCGAGCAGATGAGGTGGTGGTGGTTGTCGTCGACGCGCAGCTCGAACAGACCGGGAAGGCCCGCGGGCTCGATGCGTCGGACGAGCCCGGCCGCGGTGAAGTCCGACAGCGCGTTGTAGACGGACTGCAGACTCGTCGCGGGAAGCTCGGCCGCGACGCGGCGATGGATGTCGTCGGCGCTCGCGTGCGGGAGGTCGGTCAGCGCCTGGAGGACGGCGCGGCGGGGTTCGGTCGACCGCAGTCCCGCGCCGCGGATCAGGCCCGAGGCGTCGGGCGGCAGAGCAGGTCCGTGACGCACGACTCCAGCCTAGCGTTGTTTTGAGTCATCCAAAAGAGCGACATCCGCTCAGCCGGCCACCACGGTGGGCGTGCCCGCCTCGTACTCCGTCAGGTCGCCGGTCTCGCCGCGGCGGTGGGCGCGACCGCCCACCCACAGCATGTAGAGCAGGAAGGCCGCGAGCGCAAGGGCGCCGATGCCGATCTTGAGTGGCCACGGCCACGCCTGACGCGTGACGAATCCCTCGATCAGACCCGAGACGGCCAGGGCGAACACGAGTCCGACGGCCACGGTCGCCAGCGACCGCCCCGCGGCCGCGAGCGACTCGCCCCGTGGGCGCGGCCCCGGGGCGACCCACGCCCAGAAGATGTGGAGCCCCGCCGCCGCGGCGACGAAGACACTCGTGAGCTCGAGCAGGCCGTGCGGGAGGATGAACAGAACGAACACGTCACCCCGGTCGAACGCGAACATGACGGCGGCGGCGACGCCCACGCCGACGGCGTTCTGCACCAGGACCATGAGCGGCCAGAATCCGGTGATGCCGAACATGACGCACTGGGCCGCGATCCACGCGTTGTTCGTCCATACCGTCCCGGCGAACACCGCCGCCGGGTTCTCGCTGTAGTACCCCGTGAAGTCGTTCTCCGCGTACTGCTCCAGCTGCGCGCGCGACCCGAGACTCGCCACGAGCGCCGGATCCGAGTTGACCCACAGCGCCACGACGGCCACGACCGCCGTGAACGCCGCGGCGATCACCAGTGTGGTCCAGCGCAGCCGATACAGCGCTGCGGGCAGCTGCAGCGCGAAGAACCGCGGGATCTGGCGCAGCGCGTTCTCGGGGGCGCCGGTCAGGCGCAGGCGCGCCCGACCGAGCATCGTCGAGACGTGGTCGGAGTGGACGCTGCGCCCGGCCGACGTCTTGATGTCGGCGAGGTCCGCCGATGCGGACCGGTACCGCTCGACCAGCTCGTCGACCTCGGCGCCCGACAGGCGTCGCGACCGGCTGAGCTCGTCGAGCCGTTCCCACTCGGCGCGGCGGGCTGCCGCGAGGGCGTCGAGGTCCATTTGCTTTACTGTACCCATGCCTCCTGCCGCGGACCGTGGGGCCGCCTCAGCGCCGGTCGTCGTCGAGATCCACCAGGACGAGGTGCTCACCGGCGAGGCCGTCGCGCTCGACGTGCAGCCCCTCGGCTACTTCCTGCGCGCGCTGGGGACGGTCATCGACATGCTCGTGGGGGTGGCGGCCCTCGTGCTGTTCGGGTTCGCCGCCGGCTGGCTGGTGTCGGCGGGCGCCCTCGACGCGAACGTCGTCCCGATCCTGTCGATCGCGGTCGTGGTGATCGTGACGATCGTGGTGCCGACGGTCGTCGAGACGACGACGCGGGGACGCAGCCTCGGTCGGCTCGCCGTCGGCGGGCGCATCGTGCGCCTGGACGGCGGCGCCGCGGGATTCCGGCACGCCTTCATCCGCGCCGTGCTCGGGGTGTTCGAGCTGTGGTTCACCGTCGGCGCCGTGGCCGCGCTCGTGGGCGCCTTCACGCCGCGCGCGCAGCGACTGGGCGACCTCGTCGCCGGCACCTACTCCGAGCGGACCCGCACGCCGCGGCTGCCGGACGTCTCGTCGCAGCTCCCGCCGTCGCTGGCGCCGTGGGCGCGCGTGGCCGACGTGGCCCGGCTGCCCGATCCGCTCGCCCGCCGGCTGGCGCGGTTCACCGCGGGTGCGGACCGCCTGGATCCGCCGGCACGCGCCCGGCTCGCCGCGGCTCTCGCGGACGAGGCGAAGGCGTTCGTGTCCCCGGTCCCCGCGAGCGATCCCGAGACGTTCGTGCGCGGCGTCGTGGCGATCCGGCGCGATCGCGAGTTCCGGGCCCTCGAACTGGAGAGCGCGCGCGTGGCCGGGCTCGTCGGCGCGCACGAGCGGCGCGGGCTGCCCAGACGCTGACGCATGCGCGGGGCGTGCACCCTGCGGGCGTGCCCGGCCGGGATCAGTAGCGGTAGTGGTCCAGCTTGAACGGCCCCTCGACGGCAACGCCGATGTAGGCCGCCTGCTGCGGTGTGAGCGTGGTCAGCTCGACACCCAGCGCACCCAGGTGCAGCCGGGCGACCTTCTCGTCGAGGTGTTTGGGCAGCACGTACACGCCGGTCGGGTAGTCCGCGGTCCGCGTGAACAGCTCGATCTGGGCGAGCACCTGGTTGGTGAAGGACGCGCTCATGACGAACGACGGGTGCCCGGTCGCGTTGCCGAGGTTGAGCAGACGGCCCTCGCTGAGCACCAGCACGCTGCGCCCCGTCGGCAGGCGCCACTCGTGGACCTGGGGCTTGATCTCGATCTTCTCGGCCCCCGCCAGCGCCTCGAGCCCGGCCATGTCGATCTCGTTGTCGAAGTGGCCGATGTTGCCGACGATCGCCAGATGCTTCAGCGCGAGCACGTGCTCGACGGTCACCACGTCCTTGTTCCCGGTGCCCGTGATCAGGATGTCCACGTCGCCGGCGACGTCCTCGAGCCGCGCGACCTGGTAGCCGTCCATGGCCGCCTGGAGGGCGCAGATCGGGTCCACTTCGCTGACGATGACCCGGGCGCCCTGACCGCGCAGCGCCTCGGCGGCTCCCTTGCCGACGTCGCCGTAGCCGCACACGAACGCGACCTTGCCGCCCATCAGAACGTCGGTGGCGCGGTTGATGCCGTCCGGCAGCGAGTGGCGGATGCCGTACTTGTTGTCGAACTTGGACTTGGTGACCGAGTCGTTGACGTTGATCGCCGGAAACAGCAGCCGTCCGGCGGCCGCGAGCTCGTACAGCCGGTGGACCCCCGTCGTGGTCTCCTCGGTCACGCCCACCAGGCCCGAGGCGATCCGCGTGAATCGCTGCGCATCGCGCGCCAGGCTCGCCCGGAGGGTGTCGAGCACCACGCGGTACTCCTCCGAGTCGTCCTCGGCTGCCGGCGGAACGGCGCCGGCCCGCTCGAACTCGACGCCCTTGTGCACCAGCAGCGTGGCGTCGCCGCCGTCGTCGAGGATCAGGTTCGGACCGTCGAACCCCTCGCCGCTCCAGTCGAAGATGCGGTCCGCGAGCCGCCAGTACTCTTCGAGGGTCTCGCCCTTGAACGCGAAGACGGGCACGCCCGCCGGATGCTCCGCGGTGCCGTGCGGCCCCACGACGACGGCCGCGGCCGCTTCGTCCTGGGTCGAGAAGATGTTGCAGCTGGCCCACCGCACCCGGGCGCCCAGGGCCGTCAGGGTCTCGATGAGCACCGCGGTCTGCACGGTCATGTGCAGCGACCCCGCGATGCGGGCTCCCGCCAGCGGCTGCGCGTCGGCGAACTCCGCGCGCAGGGCCATCAGGCCCGGCATCTCGTTCTCGGCGAGGCGGATCTGGTGACGGCCCGCGGCAGCCAGCTCCAGATCGGCGACGACGTACTCGACGGCGGCGACGGACGTTTCGGTCGGCATCCCGTCATTGTCCCACGCCGGGTGCCGCGCGCGTCGGTCAGGTGCGCAGGGTCTCGTGCCGCACGACGATCCAGCCACGCGGCACCGAGAGGCGATCGGTGTGGATCGCGCACAGGTCGTGCGCGTGCGGGTCGCCGGCGGCTCCCAGCGGCCCGAGCGCCGCCATCTGGTCGCCGTAGTCGTAGGTGAGGGTCGACACCGCCTCGCGGGCGCACCCGACCTTGGAGCAGAGTCTCTCGCGCATCGCGGACCACGCTATCGCCCTCCCGCCCCCCGAGCGGCAGGCCGCGCCGGGGAGGCTCGGCGCCTAGGATGGGCGCATGGCTTGGCGACACACCCGGGACTCCCACCGCGCGGGTTCCGCCGCCCGGCCTCAGCGCCACGGACGACACGGGCGCGAGGGCAGGAGCGCCGTGGTGCGCCCGCCGCTGCCGCCGCTGGAGACGCGGATCGACCGGTTCGACCTGTCGGTGGGGACGTCGGCGGAGTTCCTGCGCTCCGCATGGCCCGAGCTGCGCGACGTCAGCTTCGAGATCGCCGACATGCCGCCGGCGACCGACGACACCGGCATCCCTCGATGGACGGTGCTCGCCGATGCGCGCCGCATCATCCTCTACCGCGTGCCGATCGAGCGGCTGAGCCATCTGCATCGCAACGACGACCTGCACCGCCGGATGATGGTCGAGAGCTGCGTCTTCCGCGCGGCGGCCGAGTACCTCGACCGCGATCCGTGGGACCTCGGCCCGGATCGCTTCCGGTTCCTGTGAGCGGCCGGCTCACGGATACACGATGATGGCGGGTGCCGCGGCGTCCGCCGGCCAGACCGGATAGCCCGCGAGCGCGCCGTCGCCGGACATCGAGATCCCGGCGCGCACCGCCGCGGACCCCGGGTCCACTTCGTAGACCGTCCGGGACCTCAGCGACATCGACGCCGTCCCCCCGGCGGGTACCGACAGCGTCGTCTCGCCGGAGCGGGTCACGGCGTTCACGGTCACCTCCACGGCCTCGTCGCCGGGATTGGCCACGACCAGCGTCGCGGCCGGCCCGACCGGAACGGCGACGAGGCTCGCGGCGTCGACGAGAGGCGACGAGGCGTGCCACGCGAAATCATCGCCGGCGTCGGACCCGGTCGTCTGCCACAGGCCGGCGACGACGGGCACGTCCGCCTGGACGTCGACCGTGTACAGGCCCGCATCCAGCTCATCGAGCCCCACCTCGGTGGGCACGCCGGCCACGAGCGGGACGTCGGTGAGGGTCCGGATCGGTGCCCGCACGCCCAGCGCCATGACGGTGATCGTGGCGGTCCCGTCGGCGGAGGGCGACAGCAGGCGCGCGAGCGTCGGGATGTCCGCACGGGCGTCGACGGCCGACTCGGGCACGCGCACGCCGACGATCGTCTGCTCGGTGGCGGGCTCGGCGATGGGGCCCACCTGGTCCGCGCCGACGGGATCGAGCACGCGCGTGAGGCTCGACTGCAGGGATGCCTGCACGGGAGCCCCCGACGAGGTCACCCGCACGACCGGGCTCTCCTCGCCCAGGGCGAGCCCCGCGAGGGGCACGACGCGCTGCGTGCCCGGGGCGACGACGATGCGCTCGCCGCCGGCGGGGATCGTCGCGCCGGCGGCTCCGTAGACGGTCAGCTGCACGATCGACGGGACGACGCCGGGATTGGCCAGCATGAGCAGGTCCGCCGCTCCGGTCGTCGCGGCGCCGCCGACCAGCCAGGATTCCAGCAGCGGCGGACGACAGGCCGATGCGGCGAAGCCGGCGATGTCCTCGTCGTCCACCGTCGAGGCCCCCGCCGCTGCGATGTCGGTCCGCTCACGGCCCTGCGGCGCGGCGAAAAGCGCGATCGGCCCTTCGCCGACGGTCACCGACACCGGCGCGAGGCGCGTCTCCTCGGGCTCCGGCGACCCCTCGGCGACCGCCCACGTCACGGCCTGCCGCGTGGCGGCGCCGATCGCGCCGACGTCGGTCACGTCGCGCCCGATCGCCATGAGCCCACCGGTGCACGCGAGCACCGAGGCCTCGGGCGCGGGCACGGCCGACACGCTGAGCGGCTCGCGATCGTGAGTGGGCCAGGGCAGCGTGACCGCCGTGACCGCCGCCACGACGGCTCCCGCCGACACGAGCGTTCCGGCCAGCATGCGCGCACTGGTGGCGGCCCAGCGGAATCGTCGCGGTTCGCTCATCGCCATTCCCTCCAGTGCGGCCCGACGATGCGGGGTGACCGCCGTGACGCGCGGCGCGAGGCGGCGGTCGGAATCGCCAGCAGCGCCGCGATCGCCACCGTCGCCAGCTGGACCGCCGCGATGAGCTCGGCCAGCGGTTCGGTGCCCGGCGGCACGGGCGCGCGCGGCGCGACGTCCTCGGTGACGCGCCACAGCGCTCCCTTGTCGGTGTCGCCGACGGCGTCGAGCCCGTCGCGCTGATCGAGGGCGTTGCGCGCGGTCAGCGTCGCGGAGCGCGCGGCGTCGGACTCGTTCGGCGCGGCCGCCGCCAGGAGCACGAACGAGATGCCCCGATCGGCGACCTCGGCGACGACGTCCTGAGCTGCGGGCGTCATGAGGTCCGCCGCGAGCGCCGCGACCTGAGCGTCCTCGGGCGTCGGCTCGGTGCGCGCGGACACGATGGTCGCCTGCGCGCCGATCGTCTCGCTGCCGCCCCAGATCACGCGCGCCGACACTCCGCCGTCGTTCTGCGGGGTGAGGACGATCGTGCCGAGGTCCGGATCGCTGCGCCCCTCGGCCGCGACGTAGGCGGGCAGCGTGCTGACGGGTCCGTCGGTGAGCACCGACGTCCCGCGGCTCATCGCCGACAGCGACGGAGCCGCGAGCACCGCGACCGCGGCGACCACGACGACGCCGGCGCCGGCGCGCGCGAGCGCCAGACGCGGCGGGAATCCGGCGTCCAGCGAGACCAGCGCGGCCCCCAGGACCCCGAGCCACGCGAGGCTGAGCCCCGCGCCCGGCCACAGGGCGACGGTCTGCGACTGCGTGTACGAAACGCTGACGCCCACGCCGGCGAACGCCGTGGCGACGCCGGAGGCGGCGATCACGAGCAGCGTGATGCCCACCGCCCACCGCTGCGTGAGCGGCGCGAGGAGCGCCAGCAGCGCGAGCGGCGCCGACAGCAGCGGCACCCACCACGTGGGGCCGTCGGGAAGCAGGGTCTGCCACCCCGCGACGTCGGGCGTGGGGATGCCGGCGACCAGCAGCGACCGGCCGACGGGGTCGGGGCCGACCTGGGGACCGGCCCACACCATCCCCGGATCGGCGAGCAGTCCCCACCCGTCGCCGGTCGCGACGGCGCGCCAGACCAGGGGGATGGCCAGCGCGATCGACGGCACCACGGTCCACAGCAGGCGCGTGACGCCGCGCCCCGAACGGAGGGCGACGGCCAGCACCACGGCACCACCCCACACCAGCAGGAGGGCGGGCGCGAGCGACGGCGAAGCGGCGACCACGGCGGCCAGCAGCAGCGAGGCGGCGCCCGCAGCCGACCATGATCGGTGCGCGACGGAGCCGGCGTACAGCAGCCACGGCAGCAGCAGGTGCACGATGACCCCGGTGGGGCGGCCGTCGACCAGGGCCACGAGGAACGCGGGGGCCAGTGCCCACAGCGCACCGCCGACGATGCGCAGGAACGGGCGGTCGGTGACGCGCGTCGCCGCGACCCATCCGCCCAGCGCCGCCAGCGGCAGGGCGAGCACCCACAGCAGCGACAGCACGCGGGACGGATCCCACCACGTCAGCGATCCCAGGACGGCGACGACGGCGGCGAAGGGGTCGGCCGGGCCGAGGGTGTCGAGCCCGAGCGCACGGCGCCCCCACGCCGCATCGACCCACAGCTGAGCGACCTGCTCGCGCAGCGGCGCCAGCGCGCCGCCGCCGGGGACCGGCCAGGCCAGCAGCGCGGGGAAGGCGATGACCGAGACCACGAGCGCGGCGAGCACGAGCCACGCGCCCCCGCCGGCGAAGAACCGCAGATCCGGGCGCCGGTAGCCCCCGGCCGAGTCGTCGTCGTCCTCGTCCTCGACCCGCTCGCGCTCCTGGACGCGCGTGGCCCGCAGCGCCGCGATCTGGGGCCACGCCGCGCGGCGCGTCGCCGCGATGCGCCGACGCGCACGGACAACCGCCGCCACGCGCACCCAGACGACGGCCGTCGCCGCCCACTCGGGGGCGATGAGGCCCGGCTGCTTGCGCACGAGATGCAGCACCGTGCGCAGCGCGGCCAGCGGCAGGAGCCCGAGCCACAGCAGCACGGCGAGCGCCGCGGGGACGTAGACGAGGTGCCGGTGCAGCCACGCCGCACGGCGCGCGTAGGCCGCACGGCGCCGGCGCGCGGGGGTCAGCGGCGACGGCAGGCCCGCGACCCCGTCGTCCGATGTGGCGACCAGCGCCGCGGGGACGAGGACGACGCGCGCGCCGGCCAGTCGCGCGCGCACGCCCAGGTCGAGCCCTTCGTCGGCGCCGGCGAGCGCGGCGTCCAGTCCGCCCAGTCGCTCCCACGCGTCGGCGCGCACCAGGAGGCCTCGCACATCGGCGCCGAGGACGTCGTCGCGGCCGTCGTGCTGACCTTGATCGAACTCGCCGTCGGCCAGCCCCACCGTTCGGCCGAAGCGGCTCAAGGTCACGCCCAGCGACACGATCAGACTGCGGTCGTCCCACCGCACGAGCTTCGGCGCGACGAACGCGACCGATGGCGCGCGCTCCAGGGCAGCGACCAGATGAGACAGGGCCTCCGGCTCGGGCGCGGTGTCCTGGGCGAGGAGCCACAGG from Microbacter sp. GSS18 harbors:
- a CDS encoding glycosyltransferase; amino-acid sequence: MPARVHALVVVRPDGRTPAAFHLRRTLAALGTQTRAPDALTIVLCGEHDGVSEVVAGSGADDVITAPAATSFAAATAQAAARAEGADALWLLAQDTAPEPEALSHLVAALERAPSVAFVAPKLVRWDDRSLIVSLGVTLSRFGRTVGLADGEFDQGQHDGRDDVLGADVRGLLVRADAWERLGGLDAALAGADEGLDLGVRARLAGARVVLVPAALVATSDDGVAGLPSPLTPARRRRAAYARRAAWLHRHLVYVPAALAVLLWLGLLPLAALRTVLHLVRKQPGLIAPEWAATAVVWVRVAAVVRARRRIAATRRAAWPQIAALRATRVQERERVEDEDDDDSAGGYRRPDLRFFAGGGAWLVLAALVVSVIAFPALLAWPVPGGGALAPLREQVAQLWVDAAWGRRALGLDTLGPADPFAAVVAVLGSLTWWDPSRVLSLLWVLALPLAALGGWVAATRVTDRPFLRIVGGALWALAPAFLVALVDGRPTGVIVHLLLPWLLYAGSVAHRSWSAAGAASLLLAAVVAASPSLAPALLLVWGGAVVLAVALRSGRGVTRLLWTVVPSIALAIPLVWRAVATGDGWGLLADPGMVWAGPQVGPDPVGRSLLVAGIPTPDVAGWQTLLPDGPTWWVPLLSAPLALLALLAPLTQRWAVGITLLVIAASGVATAFAGVGVSVSYTQSQTVALWPGAGLSLAWLGVLGAALVSLDAGFPPRLALARAGAGVVVVAAVAVLAAPSLSAMSRGTSVLTDGPVSTLPAYVAAEGRSDPDLGTIVLTPQNDGGVSARVIWGGSETIGAQATIVSARTEPTPEDAQVAALAADLMTPAAQDVVAEVADRGISFVLLAAAAPNESDAARSATLTARNALDQRDGLDAVGDTDKGALWRVTEDVAPRAPVPPGTEPLAELIAAVQLATVAIAALLAIPTAASRRASRRSPRIVGPHWREWR
- a CDS encoding metallopeptidase family protein, which translates into the protein MAWRHTRDSHRAGSAARPQRHGRHGREGRSAVVRPPLPPLETRIDRFDLSVGTSAEFLRSAWPELRDVSFEIADMPPATDDTGIPRWTVLADARRIILYRVPIERLSHLHRNDDLHRRMMVESCVFRAAAEYLDRDPWDLGPDRFRFL
- a CDS encoding DUF5719 family protein; translated protein: MSEPRRFRWAATSARMLAGTLVSAGAVVAAVTAVTLPWPTHDREPLSVSAVPAPEASVLACTGGLMAIGRDVTDVGAIGAATRQAVTWAVAEGSPEPEETRLAPVSVTVGEGPIALFAAPQGRERTDIAAAGASTVDDEDIAGFAASACRPPLLESWLVGGAATTGAADLLMLANPGVVPSIVQLTVYGAAGATIPAGGERIVVAPGTQRVVPLAGLALGEESPVVRVTSSGAPVQASLQSSLTRVLDPVGADQVGPIAEPATEQTIVGVRVPESAVDARADIPTLARLLSPSADGTATITVMALGVRAPIRTLTDVPLVAGVPTEVGLDELDAGLYTVDVQADVPVVAGLWQTTGSDAGDDFAWHASSPLVDAASLVAVPVGPAATLVVANPGDEAVEVTVNAVTRSGETTLSVPAGGTASMSLRSRTVYEVDPGSAAVRAGISMSGDGALAGYPVWPADAAAPAIIVYP
- a CDS encoding DUF3499 family protein codes for the protein MRERLCSKVGCAREAVSTLTYDYGDQMAALGPLGAAGDPHAHDLCAIHTDRLSVPRGWIVVRHETLRT
- the katG gene encoding catalase/peroxidase HPI; protein product: MTDTNATGVGGATEPDQSVTVTETPEQPGGCPVVHSAQPHPTAGSANRVWWPNQLNLKILAKNPAVANPLGDGFDYKAAFEALDLDAVKADINVVLTTSQDWWPADFGNYGPLMIRMAWHSAGTYRITDGRGGGGAGQQRFAPLNSWPDNVGLDKARRLLWPVKKKYGQSISWADLMILAGNVALENMGFPTFGYAGGRPDVWEPDDDVYWGPETTWLGDERYKGDRELQGPLAAVQMGLIYVNPEGPNGTPDPVLAARDIRETFARMAMNDEETVALIAGGHTFGKTHGAASDSYLEDDPEAAGLERQGLGWKNNFGSGKGDDQITSGLEVTWTYHPTRWDNEFFHILFAYEWELMESPAGAHQWRPKNGGGSDMVPMAHSEGRREPRMLTTDLSLRFDPEYEKISRRFAEDQEAFTDAFARAWYKLTHRDMGPIARYLGSEVPDEVLIWQDPVPVVDHELIDDADAAALKEQILATGLTVSELVSTTWAAASTFRGSDKRGGVNGARIRLAPQKDWDVNNPAQLAKVLGALEGVQAAFNDGRTDGKRVSLADLIVLAGNAAVEKAAADAGVEAAVVFHPGRTDATDEQTDADSFQYLEPIADGFRNYYGPLAELPAEHHLVDKANLLTLSAPEMTVLVGGLRVLGANYDGSDHGVLTDRVGTLTNDFFVNLLDLGTTWKPLDPGSHAFVGTKDGSGEKVGVGTRADLLFGSNSELRAVAEVYASDDAHEKFVRDFVAAWGKVTELDRFDLA
- a CDS encoding RDD family protein, which encodes MPPAADRGAASAPVVVEIHQDEVLTGEAVALDVQPLGYFLRALGTVIDMLVGVAALVLFGFAAGWLVSAGALDANVVPILSIAVVVIVTIVVPTVVETTTRGRSLGRLAVGGRIVRLDGGAAGFRHAFIRAVLGVFELWFTVGAVAALVGAFTPRAQRLGDLVAGTYSERTRTPRLPDVSSQLPPSLAPWARVADVARLPDPLARRLARFTAGADRLDPPARARLAAALADEAKAFVSPVPASDPETFVRGVVAIRRDREFRALELESARVAGLVGAHERRGLPRR
- the ahcY gene encoding adenosylhomocysteinase: MPTETSVAAVEYVVADLELAAAGRHQIRLAENEMPGLMALRAEFADAQPLAGARIAGSLHMTVQTAVLIETLTALGARVRWASCNIFSTQDEAAAAVVVGPHGTAEHPAGVPVFAFKGETLEEYWRLADRIFDWSGEGFDGPNLILDDGGDATLLVHKGVEFERAGAVPPAAEDDSEEYRVVLDTLRASLARDAQRFTRIASGLVGVTEETTTGVHRLYELAAAGRLLFPAINVNDSVTKSKFDNKYGIRHSLPDGINRATDVLMGGKVAFVCGYGDVGKGAAEALRGQGARVIVSEVDPICALQAAMDGYQVARLEDVAGDVDILITGTGNKDVVTVEHVLALKHLAIVGNIGHFDNEIDMAGLEALAGAEKIEIKPQVHEWRLPTGRSVLVLSEGRLLNLGNATGHPSFVMSASFTNQVLAQIELFTRTADYPTGVYVLPKHLDEKVARLHLGALGVELTTLTPQQAAYIGVAVEGPFKLDHYRY
- a CDS encoding stage II sporulation protein M — protein: MDLDALAAARRAEWERLDELSRSRRLSGAEVDELVERYRSASADLADIKTSAGRSVHSDHVSTMLGRARLRLTGAPENALRQIPRFFALQLPAALYRLRWTTLVIAAAFTAVVAVVALWVNSDPALVASLGSRAQLEQYAENDFTGYYSENPAAVFAGTVWTNNAWIAAQCVMFGITGFWPLMVLVQNAVGVGVAAAVMFAFDRGDVFVLFILPHGLLELTSVFVAAAAGLHIFWAWVAPGPRPRGESLAAAGRSLATVAVGLVFALAVSGLIEGFVTRQAWPWPLKIGIGALALAAFLLYMLWVGGRAHRRGETGDLTEYEAGTPTVVAG
- a CDS encoding Fur family transcriptional regulator encodes the protein MRHGPALPPDASGLIRGAGLRSTEPRRAVLQALTDLPHASADDIHRRVAAELPATSLQSVYNALSDFTAAGLVRRIEPAGLPGLFELRVDDNHHHLICSRCGAVEDVDCVVGEAPCLTPGDAHGYALSVAEVTFWGVCPACAALAATS